The Ascaphus truei isolate aAscTru1 chromosome 11, aAscTru1.hap1, whole genome shotgun sequence genome includes a window with the following:
- the NTAN1 gene encoding protein N-terminal asparagine amidohydrolase, translating into MPLLIDSQRVNVTQSSAQLVQAFPCLRERAKVLTSQSTRTFGPKGFLYVQQRELAATTSNDRSIAILGSEDATTCHIVILRHTGNGATCLAHCDGSDTENEVADILYSVRSLTENIGEGRLELHLVGGFSDERRLSQKLSSQLLKTFDKQPDDIHLVTYCVSDLNDEEKSGIHRPIIYGIAINVKTAEIFKATFEDRGPDEDLRSAHILAGGRMINIYDAQTEQINIGPYSWSPFPNVDFWLEQEDERILEYLSTSPQAEPPHFVAHIRATLKFLKTHPHPGKSIFPDRKPRTYRKNVAGTWERVFPEKG; encoded by the exons ATGCCTTTGCTTATTGACAGCCAGAGGGTCAATGTAACTCAGTCCTCGGCACAGCTGGTGCAAGCGTTCCCGTGTCTGCGG GAGCGAGCAAAAGTTTTAACCAGCCAATCAACGCGGACATTTGGACCCAAAGGTTTTCTATACGTGCAGCAAAGGGAATTGGCTGCAACAACGTCTAATGACC GCTCCATTGCCATCCTTGGTTCTGAAGATGCAACCACTTGCCACATTGTAATACTCAGACACACAG GAAATGGGGCCACATGTCTAGCACACTGTGACGGATCTGATACTGAGAACGAGGTGGCAGACATTTTATATTCAGTCAGGTCTTTGACAGAAAACATCGGCGAGGGCAG GCTGGAGTTGCACCTTGTTGGAGGTTTCAGTGATGAGCGGAGATTATCGCAGAAACTTTCAAGTCAACTTCTTA AAACATTTGACAAACAGCCAGATGACATCCACCTGGTTACATACTGTGTGTCAG ATTTAAATGATGAGGAGAAGAGCGGTATTCACCGGCCAATAATTTATGGCATTG CTATAAATGTTAAAACCGCAGAGATTTTCAAGGCAACTTTTGAAGATCGGGGACCAGATGAGGATTTGAGATCCGCTCACATTTTAGCAGGAGGAAGA ATGATTAACATTTATGACGCCCAAACTGAACAAATCAATATTGGACCTTATTCGTGGTCGCCTTTTCCAAATGTGGATTTCTGGCTGGAACAGGAGGATGAGCGTATTCTAGAG TACCTTTCCACATCGCCACAGGCCGAACCGCCACATTTTGTCGCTCATATTAGAGCCACGCTCAAGTTTTTGAAAACCCACCCACATCCTGGGAAATCCATCTTTCCTGATAGAAAACCTCGAACCTACAGAAAGAATGTGGCAGGGACATGGGAGAGAGTGTTTCCTGAGAAGGGCTAA